A part of Numenius arquata chromosome 16, bNumArq3.hap1.1, whole genome shotgun sequence genomic DNA contains:
- the SERPIND1 gene encoding heparin cofactor 2 has translation MKLLFHLLVLALIITSTFCGVKDFTEHFESLKDAQSHENGTYDMPNLPPEFHRENTITNDLIPEEEEEEDYLDLDKILGEDDYSDIIDAGPYMVSEIQQGNILELFQGKTRIQRLNILNANFGFNLYRSVADKTNSSDNILMAPVGISTAMAMISLGLKGQTHQEVLSVLGFQDFINASTKYELMTVHNLFRKLTHRLFRRNFGYTLRSVNDLYIQKDFSILNDFRNNMKTYYFADAQPADFSDPNFITKTNERILKLTKGLIREALVNVNPTTLMMILNCLYFKGTWENKFPVEMTAKRSFRLNEKQTIKVPMMQTKGNFLAAADPELDCGVIQLPFVGNISMLIVLPHKLSGMKALEKQITPQVVEKWQKSMTNRTREVVLPKFKLEKSYNLIGYLTSMGIEELFNEKGNYSGVSDDKITIDRFNHQGTITVNEEGTEAGAITNVGFMPLSTQIRFVVDRPFLFMIYEHRTSCLLFMGRVVNPAKS, from the exons ATGAAGCTCCTATTTCATTTGCTTGTCCTTGCTCTCATCATAACCTCCACATTTTGTGGAGTCAAGGACTTCACTGAGCATTTTGAAAGCCTTAAAGATGCACAGTCACATGAAAATGGGACTTACGATATGCCAAACTTACCACCTGAGTTCCACAGAGAAAACACTATCACTAATGACTTGATtcctgaagaggaggaagaggaggactaTCTCGACCTCGACAAGATATTGGGTGAAGATGACTACAGTGACATTATTGATGCTGGCCCATACATGGtttctgaaattcagcaaggaaaTATTCTTGAACTATTCCAAGGCAAAACCAGAATCCAGCGACTCAACATCCTCAACGCCAACTTTGGCTTCAACCTTTACCGCAGTGTGGCAGACAAAACCAACTCTTCAGATAATATTCTCATGGCTCCTGTTGGCATTTCCACTGCAATGGCTATGATTTCTCTGGGTCTGAAGGGTCAGACTCATCAGGAAGTGTTGTCTGTTCTTGGCTTTCAAGATTTCATTAATGCCAGCACCAAATATGAGCTCATGACTGTTCATAATCTCTTCCGCAAACTCACTCATCGGCTATTCAGGCGCAATTTTGGTTATACACTGAGGTCTGTCAATGACCTTTATATTCAAAAGGACTTTTCTATTCTGAATGATTTCAGAAACAATATGAAAACATACTACTTTGCTGATGCCCAACCAGCTGATTTTTCGGATCCTAACTTCATAACTAAAACCAATGAACGCATCTTGAAGCTGACCAAAGGATTAATAAGGGAAGCTCTTGTGAATGTAAACCCTACAACACTGATGATGATTCTTAACTGTCTTTACTTTAAAG GAACTTGGGAGAATAAATTTCCAGTGGAAATGACAGCAAAGAGAAGCTTCCGACTGAACGAGAAGCAAACAATAAAGGTTCCTATGATGCAGACTAAAGGGAACTTCCTAGCTGCTGCAGACCCCGAGCTAGACTGCGGTGTGATCCAGCTCCCGTTTGTGGGGAACATCAGCATGCTGATTGTACTGCCGCACAAACTCTCGGGCATGAAAGCCCTAGAAAAGCAGATAACACCGCAAGTGGTGGAAAAATGGCAGAAGAGCATGACAAACAG AACAAGAGAAGTGGTTCTGCCTAaatttaagctggagaagagttATAACTTGATTGGTTATCTGACATCCATGGGAATAGAAGAACTGTTCAATGAAAAAGGCAACTACTCTGGTGTATCGGATGACAAAATCACCATTGACAGG TTCAATCATCAAGGCACAATAACCGTGAATGAGGAAGGCACAGAGGCCGGAGCAATAACCAATGTCGGGTTCATGCCTCTTTCTACTCAGATTCGCTTTGTTGTCGACCGCCCCTTTTTGTTTATGATCTATGAACATCGTACCAGTTGCCTTCTGTTCATGGGTAGAGTTGTCAACCCAGCCAAGTCTTAA